In Vibrio japonicus, the following are encoded in one genomic region:
- a CDS encoding type II toxin-antitoxin system Phd/YefM family antitoxin produces the protein MRQVLADCSASISELKKNPTALLNEADGSAIAILNHNKPAAYLVPAETYEFLMDMLDDYELAKLVESRRGELSEAVEVDIDDL, from the coding sequence ATGAGACAAGTTTTGGCTGATTGTTCAGCAAGTATTTCTGAACTTAAGAAAAACCCAACCGCTTTGCTAAATGAAGCCGATGGTTCTGCTATTGCTATTTTAAACCACAATAAGCCTGCTGCTTATCTTGTTCCTGCGGAAACTTACGAGTTTCTAATGGATATGCTAGATGACTATGAGCTTGCCAAGCTAGTTGAAAGCCGTCGCGGTGAACTGTCTGAAGCTGTGGAAGTTGATATCGATGACTTATAG
- a CDS encoding type II toxin-antitoxin system Phd/YefM family antitoxin, whose product MSRIHFDQDIQPLSEFRAGVASYIKQINETRRPLVITQRGKGVAVVLDVAEYEAMQEKIELLEEMRTAEAQLASGLGVSNEDARAQVLGRIKK is encoded by the coding sequence ATGAGTCGTATTCATTTCGATCAAGATATTCAGCCGTTGTCTGAGTTTCGCGCAGGTGTAGCTTCTTACATCAAACAAATCAATGAGACTCGTCGTCCATTGGTAATTACGCAACGTGGTAAAGGTGTTGCTGTCGTTCTTGATGTTGCGGAGTACGAAGCAATGCAAGAGAAAATCGAATTATTGGAAGAAATGCGCACAGCGGAAGCTCAATTAGCTTCAGGTCTTGGCGTTTCCAATGAAGATGCGCGTGCCCAAGTTTTGGGACGCATTAAGAAATGA
- a CDS encoding antibiotic biosynthesis monooxygenase family protein, protein MSQIAQTPKPPYYAVIFTSVRTEGDNGYGEMAAKMLRLAELEEGFLGVESAREEVGITVSYWTDLASIRKWKQNTEHLEAQKIGRNSWYESFKVRISLVERDYGI, encoded by the coding sequence ATGTCTCAAATAGCTCAGACCCCTAAGCCACCATATTATGCTGTTATCTTCACTTCGGTCCGAACTGAAGGTGACAACGGATACGGAGAAATGGCAGCTAAAATGCTTCGTTTAGCGGAGCTTGAGGAAGGTTTTCTAGGCGTTGAGTCAGCACGAGAAGAAGTGGGGATAACCGTCTCATATTGGACAGACTTGGCTTCCATTAGAAAGTGGAAACAAAATACGGAACACTTAGAAGCTCAAAAAATCGGGCGGAATTCATGGTACGAGTCATTCAAAGTACGTATCTCGCTAGTTGAACGCGATTATGGTATCTAG
- a CDS encoding type II toxin-antitoxin system RelE/ParE family toxin: protein MKVVWSPLALQKLGDAAEFISLDNSSAAEKWVNEVFDKTELLGSMPEMGRFVPELPHTNYREIIFGHYRIIYSLSHEIRVLTVRNCRQILSEDDV, encoded by the coding sequence ATGAAAGTAGTTTGGTCTCCACTAGCACTTCAAAAGTTAGGCGACGCAGCCGAGTTCATTTCTTTGGATAATTCGTCGGCAGCGGAAAAGTGGGTAAACGAAGTTTTCGATAAAACGGAGTTACTTGGAAGCATGCCTGAAATGGGGCGCTTTGTTCCTGAATTGCCCCATACTAACTACCGTGAAATCATCTTCGGTCACTATCGTATAATCTATAGTCTAAGCCATGAAATCCGAGTTTTAACGGTTCGTAATTGTCGTCAAATATTGTCGGAAGATGATGTGTAA
- a CDS encoding GNAT family N-acetyltransferase → METGRLKLLPPSMKYQPMMLEAILESQDELGVYLPWVPYALTEAESIENTKRAISNFENFEGELRYSIIEKSTGRFLGAIGLIIRDKAVPYFEIGYWLRSSNVGYGFISEAVKAVETYAFKELKANRLEIKAAEHNLRSRSLAERGGYTFEGILRNNRRLPSGELSGTAVYAKTGL, encoded by the coding sequence ATGGAAACAGGAAGACTCAAGCTACTACCTCCTTCAATGAAGTATCAGCCTATGATGCTTGAAGCGATACTAGAAAGCCAAGATGAGCTTGGTGTTTATCTTCCTTGGGTTCCATATGCGTTGACTGAAGCTGAATCAATCGAAAATACAAAGCGCGCGATTAGTAATTTTGAGAACTTTGAAGGTGAGTTGCGTTATTCAATCATAGAGAAGAGTACTGGTCGTTTTCTTGGAGCAATAGGGCTGATCATTCGTGACAAAGCAGTGCCGTACTTCGAAATTGGTTATTGGTTACGTAGTTCAAATGTTGGCTATGGATTCATTTCGGAAGCAGTCAAAGCCGTAGAAACTTACGCATTCAAAGAGCTTAAAGCGAATCGCCTCGAAATAAAAGCTGCTGAGCATAACTTGAGAAGTCGATCTTTAGCAGAGCGTGGTGGATATACGTTCGAAGGGATATTGCGTAATAACCGAAGGTTGCCGTCAGGTGAATTGAGCGGTACGGCTGTGTATGCGAAAACAGGCTTATAA
- a CDS encoding pyridoxamine 5'-phosphate oxidase family protein, whose protein sequence is MGKQFSELSDKHIEFIGQQKIYFVATAAESGSVNLSPKGGDSLRVINPKQIAWLNLTGSGNESASHVIQNPRMTVMFCAFEGSPLILRAYGKATVLHSQDDSWGKYAPMFPESVAARQIFVLDVDLVQSSCGMSVPYFSYEGDREDLANWSEKQGTAGIEKYWLKKNQKSIDGFDTEIAKRSGLDVE, encoded by the coding sequence TTGGGTAAGCAATTTTCAGAGTTATCCGATAAACACATTGAATTTATCGGACAGCAAAAAATCTATTTTGTAGCTACCGCCGCAGAGAGTGGTAGTGTGAATTTGTCGCCTAAAGGTGGAGATTCCTTGCGTGTTATCAACCCAAAGCAAATAGCTTGGTTAAACCTTACAGGAAGTGGCAATGAGTCAGCATCACATGTCATTCAAAACCCAAGAATGACCGTCATGTTCTGTGCTTTTGAGGGCTCTCCTCTAATCCTTCGAGCCTATGGTAAGGCTACTGTTTTGCACTCTCAAGACGATAGTTGGGGTAAGTATGCACCGATGTTTCCGGAAAGTGTTGCTGCTAGACAAATCTTTGTCCTAGACGTCGATTTGGTACAGTCTTCCTGCGGAATGTCAGTTCCTTACTTTAGTTATGAGGGAGACCGTGAAGATCTAGCTAATTGGTCAGAAAAACAAGGTACAGCGGGTATAGAAAAATACTGGCTTAAAAAGAACCAAAAGAGTATCGATGGTTTTGATACTGAAATTGCTAAAAGGTCTGGCTTGGACGTAGAGTAA
- a CDS encoding type II toxin-antitoxin system RelE family toxin, translated as MTYRLKFLPAAKKEWSKLAPPIQSQFKKKLKERLENPHVPSSKLRGYDSVYKIKLRTAGYRLAYEVIDDEIVVYVLAIGKRDKDAVYKKLASRFA; from the coding sequence ATGACTTATAGACTTAAATTTCTGCCTGCTGCAAAGAAAGAGTGGAGCAAACTAGCTCCACCAATCCAAAGCCAGTTTAAAAAGAAACTTAAAGAACGTCTCGAAAATCCGCATGTCCCATCTTCCAAGCTTCGTGGCTATGACTCTGTTTATAAGATCAAACTGCGCACAGCAGGCTATCGCTTGGCTTATGAAGTCATTGATGACGAAATTGTCGTGTATGTGTTAGCTATTGGAAAGCGTGACAAAGATGCCGTGTACAAAAAGCTCGCATCAAGGTTTGCATGA
- a CDS encoding GNAT family N-acetyltransferase encodes MKFRVRRALLDDVDRIAHIHVSSWAYAYNGLMPQSFIESYTLEKRQKLWSNIIERNLAEVLVADCDDGLVGFLCFGQPKTLKGTEVYELSSIYIAPDKIGAGIGQALYNECERMLRVLKAQKVSLWALDSNERALNFYTKQGFTPTGEISKERTNDVVLNDIELAKELSA; translated from the coding sequence ATGAAGTTTAGAGTTAGAAGAGCATTACTAGATGATGTCGATAGAATCGCACATATACACGTTAGTTCATGGGCATATGCGTACAATGGCTTGATGCCTCAGAGCTTTATCGAAAGCTATACATTAGAAAAGCGTCAGAAATTGTGGTCGAACATCATTGAGCGAAATTTGGCGGAAGTTCTCGTCGCGGATTGTGATGACGGATTAGTTGGTTTTCTGTGCTTTGGGCAGCCTAAAACTTTGAAAGGCACTGAAGTGTATGAACTGAGCTCGATTTACATTGCCCCTGATAAAATTGGGGCTGGTATTGGTCAAGCGCTTTATAATGAGTGCGAGAGAATGCTTCGCGTATTGAAGGCTCAAAAGGTTTCGTTGTGGGCACTTGATAGTAATGAACGTGCATTGAATTTTTATACAAAGCAGGGCTTTACTCCAACAGGTGAGATCAGTAAAGAGCGTACCAATGACGTTGTTTTGAATGATATCGAGTTAGCTAAGGAGCTATCTGCCTAA
- a CDS encoding HEPN domain-containing protein, whose amino-acid sequence MAQEVFNCFESYEFFGEFFESENSNAGRFAAKIKYSPQNGLQLEYSISDSEAPSSCERLFGILSNGKKCTLVGSFDFDSGTHHMGSVHVKSGLHGFFYLIIGDFVTEEQLVKNTHFTFNGMQEFIHPQGWLTQLKYQDSPIAEVSSDDWDIEVTNVATYSMVGDRLKNLIDSRDKDAKEKLDHAIDSIQETHPKAYFNLRKSLKYYIRYATKELEGAGDIINQITKIASLFSILMSCPVFPEEIKLTLNNKDKVVSVLNSMVLESRTVKLAQKEVNHNFLPLNWKQLDMSTVLSNWFKVYDDFRVLSVAHQYETGYRTLHYAHSDIILYSTQLEAINLDLGGPSATKYVGPIETYASPELAFQLRKVFEKVNECDLGKAISTIRNELAHVGRPKVMMNKLSIDDYVDIGHMLRLVVISHLLEKLGIDRERIHQYQRRLSLE is encoded by the coding sequence TTGGCTCAGGAAGTATTCAACTGTTTTGAAAGTTATGAGTTTTTTGGAGAGTTCTTTGAGTCTGAAAACTCAAATGCTGGTAGGTTTGCGGCTAAAATTAAATATTCCCCTCAAAATGGGCTCCAGCTTGAGTACTCTATTTCGGATAGTGAGGCTCCATCAAGCTGTGAGCGATTGTTTGGCATTTTGAGTAATGGTAAAAAATGTACATTAGTTGGATCTTTTGATTTTGATAGTGGTACTCACCATATGGGAAGTGTTCACGTTAAATCTGGTTTACATGGTTTTTTCTACCTAATCATCGGTGACTTTGTTACCGAAGAACAATTGGTTAAAAATACACATTTTACGTTTAATGGAATGCAAGAATTTATTCACCCTCAAGGGTGGTTAACACAATTAAAATATCAAGATAGCCCAATTGCTGAAGTATCTAGTGATGACTGGGATATCGAAGTTACAAATGTTGCAACTTACTCTATGGTGGGTGACCGCCTTAAGAATCTTATTGACTCTAGAGATAAAGATGCAAAAGAAAAGCTAGATCATGCCATTGATTCAATTCAAGAAACACACCCTAAGGCGTATTTCAATTTACGTAAATCACTCAAGTACTATATTCGCTATGCGACTAAAGAGTTGGAAGGTGCAGGGGATATAATCAACCAAATAACTAAAATTGCATCATTGTTTTCAATTCTGATGTCTTGCCCAGTGTTTCCAGAAGAGATAAAATTAACACTGAATAATAAAGATAAAGTCGTTAGTGTTCTGAATAGCATGGTTCTAGAGTCGCGCACGGTTAAATTGGCGCAAAAAGAAGTTAATCACAACTTTTTGCCTCTGAACTGGAAGCAACTTGATATGAGTACTGTGTTATCAAATTGGTTTAAAGTCTACGACGACTTTCGTGTGTTATCAGTAGCTCACCAATACGAAACCGGTTATCGCACGCTTCATTATGCCCACAGTGATATTATTTTGTACTCTACGCAATTAGAAGCAATTAACCTCGATCTTGGCGGTCCATCCGCAACAAAATATGTTGGTCCGATAGAGACTTATGCTTCTCCTGAGCTTGCTTTCCAATTAAGGAAAGTCTTTGAAAAAGTTAATGAGTGCGACCTTGGTAAGGCTATATCTACTATTCGTAATGAACTTGCTCATGTTGGGCGCCCCAAGGTTATGATGAATAAGCTTAGTATTGATGATTATGTCGATATTGGTCATATGTTAAGGCTGGTAGTCATCTCACATCTCTTGGAAAAACTAGGTATCGACCGAGAGCGTATTCACCAATACCAACGTCGACTGAGTTTGGAATAG
- a CDS encoding GNAT family N-acetyltransferase, translating into MRHMDIQLIQVESDEFESLFTVVKQGLYSHVDAVFGWCDEFQVNRLKNDYEPLWFHWVYLNNTQVGMLCFKPYDNALHVHLLIVFPEFQNQKLGERVMSMIHEMAREQGRSYVTLSSFTRNEPAVRFYKSLGYQVTESDENFLSLSLQVAS; encoded by the coding sequence ATGAGGCATATGGATATTCAACTAATACAAGTAGAAAGTGATGAGTTCGAAAGTCTGTTTACTGTTGTTAAACAAGGACTTTATTCGCATGTTGATGCCGTCTTTGGGTGGTGTGATGAGTTTCAGGTCAATCGTTTAAAAAATGATTATGAGCCGCTTTGGTTTCACTGGGTTTACCTCAATAACACGCAAGTTGGCATGCTATGCTTCAAGCCTTACGACAATGCACTTCATGTACATTTACTCATTGTGTTTCCTGAATTTCAAAATCAGAAACTGGGTGAAAGGGTCATGAGCATGATTCACGAAATGGCGCGTGAGCAAGGGCGTAGCTACGTAACCTTATCAAGTTTTACTAGAAACGAGCCTGCGGTAAGGTTTTACAAATCCCTTGGCTATCAGGTGACTGAAAGCGATGAAAACTTCCTTTCTTTGTCGCTTCAAGTTGCCTCATAA
- a CDS encoding OsmC family protein: MSINIKWDGDCRFKVSTEDGFVFNVDATSDTAPCPTEVLLSALGSCSATDVVLLLQDQGFEVKGLENKVSFALTESEPRLYKSANLHFTVNGSGFKESDILRAAQEAVEKHCHVCLMLSPTIDITCSAEVGENCT; this comes from the coding sequence ATGAGCATTAATATAAAATGGGATGGTGATTGTCGTTTTAAAGTGTCAACCGAAGATGGCTTTGTGTTTAATGTTGACGCTACAAGTGATACAGCCCCTTGTCCAACGGAAGTTCTATTGTCGGCTTTAGGTTCATGTAGTGCTACGGATGTCGTCTTGTTACTACAAGATCAAGGTTTTGAAGTTAAAGGCCTAGAAAATAAGGTCAGTTTCGCCCTAACGGAATCAGAACCTCGTTTATATAAATCAGCAAACTTACACTTTACAGTAAATGGCAGTGGTTTTAAGGAGTCTGACATTTTGCGAGCAGCTCAAGAGGCGGTGGAAAAGCATTGTCATGTTTGTCTTATGTTGAGCCCTACGATCGATATCACTTGCTCAGCTGAAGTGGGTGAAAATTGCACTTAA
- a CDS encoding DUF1801 domain-containing protein: MNKVVKERFDEYPENARIRLEELRNLVFQIASDLELGEVDETLKWGEPSYSVKTGSPLRMDWKLKSPNNYYLFFNCQTKLVDTFRELYGEELVFQGNRAIVLSISQVLPETAIKSCLELALTYQQRKHLPLLGV; this comes from the coding sequence GTGAACAAGGTAGTCAAAGAACGCTTCGATGAATACCCGGAAAATGCTCGTATTAGGCTAGAGGAGCTACGAAATCTAGTCTTTCAAATCGCATCTGATTTGGAGCTGGGTGAAGTCGATGAAACTCTAAAGTGGGGTGAACCTAGCTATAGTGTAAAAACAGGCAGCCCGCTAAGAATGGACTGGAAGCTAAAATCTCCTAATAATTATTACCTGTTCTTTAATTGCCAAACTAAGTTAGTCGATACATTTCGAGAATTGTATGGTGAAGAACTGGTGTTTCAGGGAAACAGAGCAATCGTTCTGTCCATATCGCAAGTGTTGCCAGAAACAGCAATCAAGTCCTGTTTAGAGTTAGCTTTAACCTATCAGCAGCGTAAACATTTACCTCTTTTGGGAGTGTGA